A section of the Prionailurus bengalensis isolate Pbe53 chromosome C2, Fcat_Pben_1.1_paternal_pri, whole genome shotgun sequence genome encodes:
- the COLQ gene encoding acetylcholinesterase collagenic tail peptide isoform X1 translates to MVVLNPVTLGIYLQLFFRFIVSQPTFINSVLPISAALPGLDQKKRGSHRACCLLTPPPPPLFPPPFFRGGRSLLLSPDMKNFILELETTQSSCVQGSLGSPGPPGPQGPPGLPGKIGPKGEKGELGLPGRKGRPGPPGVPGMPGPVGPEGPRGEKGDLGVMGLPGSRGPMGFKGYPGSRGEKGSRGERGDLGPKGEKGFPGFPGMLGQKGEMGPKGEPGIAGHRGPRGRPGKRGKQGQKGDSGVMGPPGKPGPSGQPGRPGPPGPPGPPSAGQLVMGPKGDRGFPGPPGSCLCGTPTNVNNPSYRESMYGSSSPHVPVIFVVNNQEELERLNTQNAIAFRKDQRSLYFKDSLGWLPIQVTPFHPVDYTVDHRGSCGDGVLQPGEECDDGNDDVGDSCISCHRAYCGDGHQHKGVEDCDGSDFGHLTCETYLPGSYGDLQCTPYCYIDSTSCRYFT, encoded by the exons CTCTTCCCGGCCTGGATCAGAAGAAGCGTGGCAGCCACAGAGCATGCTGCCTCCTGacgccccctccacccccgctgTTCCCACCACCATTCTTCAGAGGAGGCCGAAGCCTG CTTCTCTCCCCAGACATGAAGAATTTCATCCTGGAACTGGAGACCACACAGTCCTCATGTGTGCAAGGATCACTCGGCTCCCCTGGGCCCCCTGGCCCCCAG GGTCCACCGGGACTTCCTGGCAAGATAGGACCAAAGGGAGAAAAG GGGGAGCTTGGCCTACCAGGAAGAAAG GGTAGACCTGGCCCCCCGGGTGTTCCTGGCATGCCTGGGCCAGTCGGCCCTGAAGGACCCAGG GGTGAAAAAGGTGACCTGGGTGTGATGGGCTTGCCAGGGTCAAGAGGACCAATGGGCTTCAAG gGCTACCCTGGATCCAGAGGGGAAAAG GGATCCAGAGGTGAAAGGGGTGACTTGGGTCCCAAAGGAGAAAAG GGTTTCCCGGGATTTCCTGGAATGTTGGGGCAGAAA ggTGAAATGGGTCCAAAGGGTGAGCCTGGGATAGCAGGACACAGGGGACCCAGAGGAAGACCAGGAAAACGAGGCAAGCAG GGGCAGAAGGGAGATAGTGGAGTAATGGGCCCACCAGGCAAGCCTGGGCCTTCTGGTCAACCTGGCCGTCCAGGTCCCCCAGGCCCCCCGGGCCCCCCATCCGCAG GACAACTTGTGATGGGACccaaaggggacagaggatttccCGGGCCTCCAGGAAGTTGTCTTTGTGGAACCCCTACGAATGTGAATAACCCCTCCTACAGGGAATCCATGTATGGGTCCAGCTCCCCTCATGTTCCTGTG ATTTTTGTGGTCAACAACCAGGAGGAGCTCGAGAGGCTGAACACCCAAAACGCCATTGCCTTCCGCAAAGATCAGAGATCTCTGTACTTCAAGGACAGCCTTGGCTGGCTCCCCATCCAG GTGACCCCTTTCCACCCTGTGGACTATACTGTGGACCACCGTGGCTCCTGCGGGGATGGAGTCCTGCAGCCCGGGGAGGAGTGTGATGACGGAAATGATGACGTGGGTGACAGCTGCATCA GCTGTCACCGGGCCTACTGTGGAGATGGTCACCAGCACAAGGGAGTGGAGGACTGCGACGGCTCTGACTTTGGCCACCTGACCTGCGAGACCTATCTCCCTGG GTCATATGGGGACCTGCAGTGCACCCCCTACTGCTACATCGACTCCACGTCCTGCCGCTACTTCACGTGA
- the COLQ gene encoding acetylcholinesterase collagenic tail peptide isoform X3: MTVPSLSFTHLLTISGLLCYSACCSALPGLDQKKRGSHRACCLLTPPPPPLFPPPFFRGGRSLLLSPDMKNFILELETTQSSCVQGSLGSPGPPGPQGPPGLPGKIGPKGEKGELGLPGRKGRPGPPGVPGMPGPVGPEGPRGEKGDLGVMGLPGSRGPMGFKGYPGSRGEKGSRGERGDLGPKGEKGFPGFPGMLGQKGEMGPKGEPGIAGHRGPRGRPGKRGKQGQKGDSGVMGPPGKPGPSGQPGRPGPPGPPGPPSAGQLVMGPKGDRGFPGPPGSCLCGTPTNVNNPSYRESMYGSSSPHVPVIFVVNNQEELERLNTQNAIAFRKDQRSLYFKDSLGWLPIQVTPFHPVDYTVDHRGSCGDGVLQPGEECDDGNDDVGDSCISCHRAYCGDGHQHKGVEDCDGSDFGHLTCETYLPGSYGDLQCTPYCYIDSTSCRYFT, from the exons CTCTTCCCGGCCTGGATCAGAAGAAGCGTGGCAGCCACAGAGCATGCTGCCTCCTGacgccccctccacccccgctgTTCCCACCACCATTCTTCAGAGGAGGCCGAAGCCTG CTTCTCTCCCCAGACATGAAGAATTTCATCCTGGAACTGGAGACCACACAGTCCTCATGTGTGCAAGGATCACTCGGCTCCCCTGGGCCCCCTGGCCCCCAG GGTCCACCGGGACTTCCTGGCAAGATAGGACCAAAGGGAGAAAAG GGGGAGCTTGGCCTACCAGGAAGAAAG GGTAGACCTGGCCCCCCGGGTGTTCCTGGCATGCCTGGGCCAGTCGGCCCTGAAGGACCCAGG GGTGAAAAAGGTGACCTGGGTGTGATGGGCTTGCCAGGGTCAAGAGGACCAATGGGCTTCAAG gGCTACCCTGGATCCAGAGGGGAAAAG GGATCCAGAGGTGAAAGGGGTGACTTGGGTCCCAAAGGAGAAAAG GGTTTCCCGGGATTTCCTGGAATGTTGGGGCAGAAA ggTGAAATGGGTCCAAAGGGTGAGCCTGGGATAGCAGGACACAGGGGACCCAGAGGAAGACCAGGAAAACGAGGCAAGCAG GGGCAGAAGGGAGATAGTGGAGTAATGGGCCCACCAGGCAAGCCTGGGCCTTCTGGTCAACCTGGCCGTCCAGGTCCCCCAGGCCCCCCGGGCCCCCCATCCGCAG GACAACTTGTGATGGGACccaaaggggacagaggatttccCGGGCCTCCAGGAAGTTGTCTTTGTGGAACCCCTACGAATGTGAATAACCCCTCCTACAGGGAATCCATGTATGGGTCCAGCTCCCCTCATGTTCCTGTG ATTTTTGTGGTCAACAACCAGGAGGAGCTCGAGAGGCTGAACACCCAAAACGCCATTGCCTTCCGCAAAGATCAGAGATCTCTGTACTTCAAGGACAGCCTTGGCTGGCTCCCCATCCAG GTGACCCCTTTCCACCCTGTGGACTATACTGTGGACCACCGTGGCTCCTGCGGGGATGGAGTCCTGCAGCCCGGGGAGGAGTGTGATGACGGAAATGATGACGTGGGTGACAGCTGCATCA GCTGTCACCGGGCCTACTGTGGAGATGGTCACCAGCACAAGGGAGTGGAGGACTGCGACGGCTCTGACTTTGGCCACCTGACCTGCGAGACCTATCTCCCTGG GTCATATGGGGACCTGCAGTGCACCCCCTACTGCTACATCGACTCCACGTCCTGCCGCTACTTCACGTGA